A genomic window from Cloacibacillus evryensis DSM 19522 includes:
- the hisD gene encoding histidinol dehydrogenase — protein MIVIKDAERNLTQEKNSVEEAVRDILSNVKCQGDKAILDYTEKFDKLRLNGIAVAKEEIKAAYGKVSPETIENLNFSAKRIQDFAEHQKSCLKEFSYEISPGVTLGHRIIPIESCGCYVPAGRYPLPSSALMSVIPARVAGVKRIAACSPANKEFGGIHPAVLVAMDIAGADEVYCMGGAQAIGAYAYGTDTLKAVDIIVGPGNKYVTEAKRQVSGNVGIDMLAGPSEVVIIADETADPKWVAADSLARCEHDPNSWTVIVTTSKAIVHKILSHIEGEAKALATAEVAMSSWKNNSRIILAEDMEEAVKITNDIVPEHLQVMTKDSREVANKLHNFGSLFIGHYAPVAFGDYVSGTNHILPTLRCSRFSNGVFVGTFLKMSSVQEITKEGAQMLSPHCAYLAGIEGLLGHQYSAELRK, from the coding sequence ATGATCGTTATAAAAGACGCGGAGAGAAATTTAACTCAGGAAAAGAATTCCGTGGAAGAAGCCGTGCGCGATATTTTATCAAACGTTAAATGCCAAGGAGACAAAGCTATCCTGGACTATACGGAAAAATTCGACAAGCTGCGTTTAAACGGTATCGCCGTGGCTAAAGAAGAGATAAAAGCGGCTTATGGTAAGGTCTCGCCGGAGACGATAGAAAACCTAAACTTCTCCGCAAAGAGAATCCAGGATTTCGCCGAACACCAGAAATCGTGTCTTAAAGAGTTCAGCTATGAAATCAGCCCCGGCGTTACGCTGGGACACCGTATTATCCCCATAGAGTCCTGCGGTTGCTACGTGCCGGCCGGAAGATACCCGCTCCCATCGTCGGCGCTGATGTCGGTGATTCCCGCCAGAGTCGCTGGAGTTAAAAGAATAGCCGCCTGCTCGCCGGCAAATAAAGAGTTCGGCGGTATCCATCCAGCCGTGCTTGTCGCCATGGATATTGCCGGAGCGGACGAGGTCTACTGCATGGGCGGCGCCCAGGCTATCGGAGCCTATGCATATGGTACGGATACGCTGAAAGCCGTCGACATCATTGTCGGGCCGGGGAACAAATATGTTACCGAAGCCAAACGTCAGGTGAGCGGTAATGTGGGGATAGACATGCTGGCCGGTCCCAGCGAAGTCGTAATAATCGCCGACGAAACAGCGGACCCGAAGTGGGTTGCCGCTGATTCGCTTGCCAGGTGTGAACATGACCCGAACTCCTGGACTGTGATCGTAACGACCAGCAAAGCCATCGTCCATAAGATACTTAGCCATATTGAGGGAGAGGCGAAAGCACTTGCCACCGCAGAGGTAGCCATGTCCAGCTGGAAAAACAACAGCCGGATCATTCTGGCTGAAGATATGGAAGAAGCGGTGAAGATCACGAATGACATCGTTCCAGAGCATCTTCAGGTAATGACGAAGGACAGCCGTGAAGTCGCGAATAAACTACATAATTTTGGATCACTCTTTATTGGCCATTACGCGCCTGTTGCGTTTGGCGACTATGTCTCCGGCACGAACCACATCCTGCCTACTCTGCGATGCAGCCGTTTCTCAAACGGAGTATTTGTCGGCACGTTCCTAAAAATGAGTTCCGTGCAGGAAATAACCAAAGAGGGCGCGCAGATGCTGTCGCCGCACTGCGCTTATCTGGCCGGCATCGAAGGGCTGTTGGGGCATCAATATTCCGCCGAACTGAGAAAGTAG
- a CDS encoding glycerol dehydrogenase, whose protein sequence is MFISPGRYVQGAGAVKELGRHISVLRCKNALLVVDPIGIKAVGEGIYKSLENMDITCHTEEFRRECCQEEIDRIAESAKKYASDIVVAVGGGKTIDIAKAVSYKMETKLAVIPTIAATDAPCSALSVIYTKDGVFESFLVLPKNPDLVLVDTEVITKAPVRLFVSGMGDALSTWFEADTSFKSCTCGMQQTLSTLAAQSLARTCYETIITNGYEAKLAVERGVVTEAVERVTEANTLLSGLGFESGGLAAAHSFQDGVTVLEETHKYFHGEKVSFGVIFQLVLENRPEKEINEVLDFCLKVGLPVSLEDIGVVDIDKPRLWKVAVATAGPEETIHSEPFEVTPEKVFAALLVANALGKEAKNKFNK, encoded by the coding sequence ATGTTCATATCGCCGGGGCGTTACGTCCAAGGGGCCGGCGCCGTCAAGGAACTTGGCAGACACATATCCGTCCTGCGCTGTAAGAACGCTCTGCTGGTTGTAGACCCGATTGGCATAAAGGCTGTGGGTGAAGGCATATACAAAAGCCTGGAAAATATGGATATAACGTGTCACACGGAAGAATTCAGGAGGGAATGCTGTCAGGAAGAAATAGACCGCATCGCAGAGAGCGCGAAAAAATATGCGAGTGATATCGTTGTCGCCGTCGGCGGCGGCAAAACGATAGACATTGCTAAAGCGGTTTCTTATAAGATGGAAACTAAGTTGGCCGTTATACCGACGATCGCCGCGACCGACGCGCCGTGCAGCGCCTTATCTGTAATATATACCAAAGACGGCGTATTCGAGTCATTCCTAGTCCTGCCTAAAAATCCTGACTTGGTGCTAGTTGATACGGAAGTGATCACGAAGGCCCCCGTGCGGCTTTTTGTTTCAGGTATGGGAGACGCGCTTTCAACCTGGTTTGAAGCCGACACCAGTTTTAAGTCCTGTACATGCGGCATGCAGCAGACCCTGTCCACTCTTGCCGCGCAGTCATTGGCGCGCACGTGCTATGAGACCATTATCACCAACGGCTATGAGGCAAAATTGGCGGTCGAACGCGGAGTTGTTACCGAGGCGGTAGAAAGGGTGACTGAGGCAAACACGCTGCTCTCCGGGCTTGGCTTTGAGAGCGGAGGACTGGCGGCGGCACACTCCTTTCAGGATGGGGTCACGGTTCTTGAAGAGACCCATAAATATTTTCACGGAGAAAAAGTTTCTTTCGGAGTAATCTTCCAATTAGTATTGGAAAACCGGCCGGAAAAAGAGATCAACGAGGTCCTTGATTTTTGCCTGAAGGTGGGCCTCCCCGTTTCTCTTGAAGATATAGGCGTCGTGGATATTGATAAGCCGCGTCTTTGGAAGGTCGCGGTTGCTACGGCGGGGCCCGAAGAGACGATTCATTCTGAACCGTTTGAAGTCACTCCTGAAAAAGTCTTTGCAGCATTATTAGTTGCCAATGCTTTGGGCAAAGAAGCTAAAAATAAATTTAATAAATAG
- a CDS encoding IS1634 family transposase, with protein sequence MRLNTRRSNGVEYVYFLESYRDPVTKEPRTRTVKSFGRRDVLEARDPDIMSKLQAECDRINAETSTSVEEKLAELFKKAPADPVCEGLSLKNYGIFCYRALWNELSMDVCFRGIQSLSRSKCDLARSAFFLSALRNMQPCSKVASFRQKDSYLFNFGSLRLDDMYRSLNMFADYKSKIEAHLYKKLFNGEKKNVSVAFYDVTTYYFESVEADGFRNFGFSKDHRVGEVQVLMGLLIDKCGIPLGYELFPGNTSEFKTLLSSLNKLKKQYKVEKVIVVADRGLNSKSNLARIKEMGFEYVLAFKIRGASDDVKAAVLSKDGFTECLKEGEEDSCRFKVLEHTQVVVCPDEDGGRNKIYLTDSLIISYSSKRAEKDAKDRGRLIKKAEKLVANPSMFKAELKKGGKSFVAADIDGNSLKLDAAKIAEQSLYDGYYGILSSDPEISPEEAVSIHHGLWKIEESFRIMKSGLRSRPCFVWTPEHIKGHFVICYLALVLQRLLEKKLKERGIAGSSQAIQDSLNKANVMELRIKGQIFYAKEKTPKLYDEIADTLGIAPLRTYSTKTDLQKHFRHRIS encoded by the coding sequence TTGAGACTGAACACGAGACGTTCCAACGGCGTTGAATATGTTTATTTCCTGGAAAGTTACCGCGATCCTGTCACAAAGGAACCAAGGACGCGGACTGTCAAAAGTTTTGGACGTCGGGATGTGCTCGAAGCGCGCGACCCGGATATAATGTCCAAGCTGCAGGCTGAGTGCGATAGGATAAACGCCGAGACATCTACTTCCGTCGAAGAAAAGCTGGCGGAACTTTTTAAGAAAGCTCCCGCCGACCCTGTGTGCGAAGGGTTGTCTTTAAAGAATTACGGCATTTTCTGTTACCGCGCTCTTTGGAACGAACTGAGTATGGACGTTTGTTTCCGCGGCATACAGTCTCTTTCACGAAGCAAATGTGATCTTGCAAGAAGCGCCTTTTTCCTTTCTGCTCTGAGAAATATGCAGCCATGCTCAAAGGTCGCATCTTTCAGGCAGAAGGATTCTTATCTCTTTAATTTTGGTTCTCTGCGTTTGGATGATATGTACAGATCTTTGAATATGTTTGCCGACTATAAGAGCAAAATAGAGGCTCACCTTTACAAAAAGCTCTTCAACGGAGAAAAGAAGAATGTCAGCGTCGCGTTTTACGATGTGACGACTTACTATTTCGAGAGCGTCGAGGCCGACGGTTTCAGAAATTTTGGTTTTTCAAAGGACCACAGGGTTGGAGAGGTCCAGGTTTTAATGGGACTTTTAATAGACAAATGCGGTATTCCGCTTGGATACGAGCTTTTTCCCGGAAACACGTCCGAGTTTAAGACGCTGCTTTCATCTTTGAATAAACTGAAGAAGCAGTATAAGGTCGAGAAAGTGATCGTTGTCGCCGACAGGGGCCTTAATTCCAAAAGCAATCTTGCCAGGATCAAGGAGATGGGCTTCGAGTATGTTCTTGCGTTTAAGATCCGCGGAGCTTCCGACGACGTAAAGGCCGCTGTCCTTTCCAAAGACGGATTTACAGAGTGTCTCAAAGAAGGCGAAGAAGATTCCTGCAGGTTCAAGGTATTGGAGCACACGCAGGTCGTAGTCTGTCCTGACGAGGATGGGGGCAGAAATAAGATATACCTCACAGACAGCCTTATCATAAGCTATTCGTCCAAAAGGGCGGAGAAAGATGCGAAGGACAGAGGGCGTCTGATCAAAAAAGCTGAGAAGCTTGTCGCTAATCCGTCAATGTTCAAAGCGGAGCTCAAGAAGGGCGGAAAGAGCTTTGTCGCAGCTGATATAGACGGGAACTCGCTGAAACTCGACGCGGCCAAGATCGCCGAACAGAGCCTCTACGACGGATACTACGGAATACTGAGCAGCGACCCCGAGATAAGTCCGGAAGAGGCGGTGTCGATCCATCACGGCCTTTGGAAAATAGAAGAAAGCTTTCGGATAATGAAGAGCGGCCTGAGGTCGCGTCCCTGTTTTGTTTGGACGCCGGAACACATAAAAGGACACTTCGTGATCTGTTACTTAGCGCTTGTACTGCAGCGTCTTCTCGAGAAAAAACTTAAGGAGCGCGGCATTGCTGGAAGCTCTCAGGCGATACAGGATTCTTTGAACAAGGCTAACGTAATGGAGCTTCGCATCAAAGGACAGATATTCTACGCAAAAGAGAAAACCCCAAAGCTTTACGACGAGATAGCGGATACCTTGGGAATAGCGCCCTTAAGAACTTACTCTACTAAAACCGATCTTCAAAAACATTTCCGCCACAGAATTTCATAG
- a CDS encoding IS1634 family transposase yields MVNEATIIEGPMNAAEKLYDLLGLDHIFKSSAREMGKVSLLKQALANTMAHPSSKRGMVQWLREACRSEVSVERMYRLMDTLCEREETVKRIIKSQTEGLFASKPTLILFDATTLYYESFKEDGLRQCGYSKDAKFKETQIIMALAATTEGLPLWYEIFPGKTWEGDSIKSFVSDWRRNVYEESGGVVAADSGMLTKKRASAYRRATLRSVRCIIGRNPGYAAI; encoded by the coding sequence ATGGTGAATGAAGCGACGATCATAGAGGGGCCGATGAACGCGGCAGAAAAGCTGTACGATCTTTTGGGGTTGGACCATATTTTCAAAAGCAGCGCGCGTGAGATGGGCAAGGTTTCTCTCTTGAAGCAGGCGCTTGCCAATACTATGGCTCACCCCTCCAGCAAGCGTGGCATGGTGCAGTGGCTTCGCGAAGCGTGCCGCAGCGAAGTCTCTGTGGAGCGTATGTATCGACTCATGGATACTCTGTGCGAACGGGAAGAAACGGTAAAGAGGATAATAAAGAGCCAGACAGAGGGTCTTTTCGCGTCAAAACCGACGCTTATCCTCTTTGACGCTACCACACTATATTACGAGAGCTTTAAAGAGGACGGTCTGCGGCAGTGTGGTTACAGCAAAGACGCAAAATTCAAAGAGACGCAGATAATAATGGCGCTGGCGGCGACGACGGAAGGGCTGCCGCTGTGGTATGAAATATTCCCAGGGAAAACGTGGGAAGGAGATTCAATAAAGTCGTTCGTCTCAGACTGGCGCAGAAACGTTTACGAGGAAAGCGGAGGCGTAGTGGCAGCCGACAGCGGCATGCTTACCAAGAAGAGAGCTTCCGCATATCGAAGAGCGACCTTAAGATCCGTCCGATGTATCATTGGACGGAATCCAGGATACGCGGCCATATAG
- a CDS encoding GGDEF domain-containing protein produces MAIVFVCSVYCSLSFLYKPFSYSVAALINVTISSVLGIAIGRHLTAIKLENIETRRQLALQRDTDILTSLPNRRKLFEVLGEMELEDSLTPLTGVIMIDIDNFKNYNDFYGHVKGDECLSVVGSCLRLYSEKYAVAFFRYGGEEFIGLSTEYSYKEIGAIAESLRETIRGLDVRHRGSSLGVVTCSVGYAEKAVCASLGHEELIVMADRALYAAKSMGGDRAAGFLEATENEGGECLTLRRKTRGQML; encoded by the coding sequence ATGGCTATTGTTTTTGTCTGTTCCGTCTACTGTAGCCTCTCTTTTTTATACAAACCCTTTTCATATTCTGTAGCTGCGCTGATAAACGTGACCATATCCTCTGTGCTGGGAATCGCTATCGGGCGTCATCTGACGGCGATCAAGCTGGAGAATATAGAGACGAGGCGTCAGCTCGCCCTGCAGCGCGATACGGACATTCTTACCTCCCTGCCTAACCGGAGGAAGCTCTTCGAGGTGCTGGGGGAGATGGAGCTGGAGGATTCATTGACGCCGCTGACGGGGGTAATTATGATAGACATCGATAATTTTAAGAACTATAATGATTTCTACGGGCATGTTAAGGGAGACGAATGTCTTTCCGTCGTTGGGAGTTGTCTGCGTCTTTATTCGGAAAAATACGCGGTCGCCTTTTTCAGATACGGCGGAGAGGAGTTTATCGGCTTGAGTACTGAATATTCTTATAAAGAGATAGGAGCGATCGCCGAGAGCCTCCGCGAGACGATCCGCGGTCTTGACGTCCGTCATAGAGGTTCTTCCCTCGGTGTGGTAACCTGCAGCGTCGGATATGCGGAGAAGGCTGTCTGCGCTTCCTTGGGACACGAAGAGCTGATCGTAATGGCCGACCGCGCCCTCTATGCCGCCAAATCAATGGGCGGCGACAGGGCAGCCGGTTTTCTGGAAGCGACAGAGAACGAAGGTGGAGAATGTTTGACGCTGCGCCGGAAGACCAGGGGGCAGATGCTATAA
- a CDS encoding transporter substrate-binding domain-containing protein — protein MFDAAPEDQGADAINMPPTKKNFQKAYKYLPVSACLFRSLSVILAVLLAAFFCAFPSDASQGVRKVRVGWFERNGYMEKAEDGSYYGYNYDYLRNISRYTGWRYEFVEGSFSSLYEALKRGEIDILGCVFYTKERVAEVGFPGTDAGVDYLSLFTAAKSRLAENDFSEFDGMRVGVDSDENRRRLLEFAKNNKFTVRPVNYRSLSEIQRGILRGDIDAGLTVGLGNNEKFRILSRFAPQPFYFAAAPGRNDLRAGLETALTQIKIQNPLYEKELSEKHIFRSSRYITFTREEQEYIKRAGKIKVAYDPNWLPYEFTDKDGKYRGITSDVFERISAVTGLDFVYCPADSPQAADADLISCFDHDYDEAEKHGLLMTDIYMRVPLMLVRRSDKVFDSTKDTVTVAPESLRASGKKLEKEGYLLRYCRTSGQCLEEVVKDNDVDQTLLSSFSAEILLDESRYRGLFGVVLQGYWFNACIALTDDGNAMLHDIINKAVLYISDQEVDNIVIRHVL, from the coding sequence ATGTTTGACGCTGCGCCGGAAGACCAGGGGGCAGATGCTATAAATATGCCGCCGACGAAAAAAAACTTCCAAAAAGCATATAAATATTTGCCAGTCAGCGCCTGTCTCTTCCGGAGCCTGTCCGTTATCCTCGCCGTATTGCTCGCGGCCTTCTTCTGCGCCTTCCCTTCCGATGCTTCGCAGGGAGTGCGGAAGGTCCGTGTCGGCTGGTTCGAACGGAACGGATATATGGAAAAGGCCGAGGACGGCTCCTATTACGGATATAATTATGACTATCTGCGGAATATTTCCCGATATACCGGCTGGCGCTATGAATTTGTCGAGGGCAGCTTCTCCAGTTTATACGAAGCCCTGAAAAGGGGCGAGATCGACATCCTCGGCTGCGTCTTTTATACAAAGGAGCGTGTGGCGGAGGTCGGTTTTCCGGGGACCGACGCCGGTGTGGATTACCTTTCTCTTTTTACGGCGGCAAAAAGCCGTCTGGCGGAAAATGATTTTTCCGAATTTGACGGCATGCGGGTCGGCGTTGACAGCGACGAAAACCGCAGACGGCTGCTGGAATTCGCAAAAAACAATAAGTTTACGGTACGGCCGGTCAATTATCGTTCTCTGAGCGAGATACAGCGGGGGATACTGCGCGGCGATATCGACGCCGGCCTGACGGTCGGCCTGGGCAACAACGAAAAGTTCCGCATCCTGAGCCGTTTTGCGCCGCAGCCGTTTTATTTTGCGGCGGCGCCCGGCAGAAACGACCTTCGCGCCGGTTTGGAGACGGCGCTCACGCAGATCAAGATACAGAATCCCCTTTATGAAAAGGAGCTCTCGGAAAAGCACATTTTCAGGTCCAGCCGCTATATAACCTTCACCAGGGAGGAACAGGAGTATATAAAGCGTGCCGGAAAGATCAAGGTCGCGTATGATCCTAATTGGCTTCCCTATGAATTCACGGACAAGGATGGAAAATACAGGGGAATCACTTCCGATGTATTTGAGCGTATCTCCGCGGTCACCGGACTTGACTTTGTCTATTGCCCTGCCGATTCGCCGCAGGCCGCCGACGCCGACCTGATCTCCTGCTTTGACCATGATTATGACGAGGCTGAAAAGCATGGGCTTCTGATGACCGATATTTATATGCGTGTCCCGCTGATGCTGGTGAGGCGCAGCGATAAAGTATTTGATTCCACGAAGGATACTGTGACCGTGGCTCCCGAGAGTCTGCGCGCCTCCGGCAAAAAGCTTGAAAAAGAGGGATATCTGCTGCGTTATTGCAGGACTTCCGGGCAATGCCTGGAAGAGGTCGTGAAGGACAATGACGTCGATCAGACGCTGTTGAGCTCGTTTTCAGCGGAGATACTGCTTGACGAGTCACGCTATCGTGGACTATTCGGCGTCGTACTGCAGGGATACTGGTTCAACGCCTGCATCGCGCTGACGGACGACGGCAATGCCATGCTTCATGACATTATCAACAAGGCGGTGCTGTATATTTCCGACCAGGAGGTAGACAACATCGTCATCAGACATGTCCTTTAA
- a CDS encoding putative bifunctional diguanylate cyclase/phosphodiesterase: MPADVLMLALILLAVMVIALTFASITKSRSMKRIKDLLYNDQLTGALSQAGFERGLRKRAASDADSLYIIDFDVYKFQIYNETFGREEGDLLLLEIAAVYRRYFADGGLLARIYADHFAALALCGGIDELRERIVSMTDELKRSLKERSIIVNYGIYPIDDRKMPADMMMDYAAAAKLTVKGNSEKYIGVFDGRIYKKLRENSELISGFDAAAAHGEFIPYIQAKYDGESGRISGGEALVRWKCPDGRIIPPARFISLFEKSGQITRLDFIILEQVCLLLRSVIDAGLTALPISVNFSRLHLHDADFVAKIREAAAKYDIPSRLIEIECTESVVAEDLNTIRQVFSELKKEGFSIALDDFGSGYSSLNTLISIPMDVIKLDRGFLLQRETDRASSEEVVETIISLAHKLSFKVVAEGVESRDQLDFLRRAGCDTIQGYYYARPVPPEEFVKML; this comes from the coding sequence ATGCCTGCCGACGTGCTCATGCTGGCGCTGATCCTGCTTGCCGTAATGGTCATCGCGCTCACCTTCGCCTCTATCACGAAGAGCCGTTCGATGAAGCGGATCAAGGACCTTCTCTACAATGACCAGCTTACGGGAGCCCTCAGCCAGGCCGGCTTCGAGCGCGGCCTGCGAAAAAGGGCCGCCTCCGACGCAGATAGTTTGTACATCATTGATTTTGACGTCTATAAGTTCCAGATATACAACGAGACCTTCGGCCGGGAAGAGGGCGACCTTTTGCTGTTGGAGATCGCCGCGGTCTATCGGCGTTATTTTGCGGACGGCGGGCTGCTCGCGCGTATCTACGCCGACCACTTTGCGGCGCTGGCCCTATGCGGCGGCATCGACGAACTGCGGGAGAGGATCGTCAGTATGACGGACGAACTCAAGCGAAGCCTCAAAGAGAGGTCGATAATAGTCAATTACGGGATATATCCGATCGACGACCGTAAGATGCCGGCAGATATGATGATGGACTACGCCGCGGCCGCCAAACTGACGGTCAAGGGAAATTCGGAGAAGTATATAGGAGTTTTTGACGGACGCATATATAAGAAGCTGCGCGAGAATTCCGAGCTGATCTCCGGCTTTGACGCCGCCGCCGCGCACGGCGAATTCATTCCATATATCCAGGCGAAATATGACGGCGAAAGCGGGAGGATATCCGGCGGCGAGGCGCTGGTGCGGTGGAAATGCCCGGACGGCAGGATCATACCTCCGGCGCGTTTTATCAGCCTCTTTGAGAAGAGCGGGCAGATCACCAGGCTTGACTTCATCATTCTGGAACAGGTCTGTCTGCTGCTGCGCTCCGTGATCGACGCGGGGCTGACCGCGCTACCCATCTCCGTGAATTTTTCGCGCCTCCACCTGCACGACGCCGATTTTGTGGCGAAGATAAGGGAGGCGGCCGCGAAATATGACATTCCCAGCCGCCTGATAGAGATCGAATGTACGGAGAGCGTCGTCGCCGAGGATCTGAACACAATACGGCAGGTATTCTCCGAACTTAAAAAAGAGGGATTCAGCATCGCTCTGGACGACTTCGGCAGCGGTTACTCATCGCTCAACACTCTGATAAGCATCCCGATGGACGTCATCAAGCTGGACCGCGGTTTTCTGCTGCAGCGCGAGACCGACCGGGCGAGCTCGGAGGAGGTCGTCGAGACGATCATCTCGCTGGCGCACAAGCTCTCATTCAAGGTCGTCGCCGAAGGGGTCGAGTCCAGGGATCAGCTTGATTTCCTGCGGCGAGCCGGCTGCGACACCATTCAGGGGTATTATTACGCGCGGCCGGTGCCGCCCGAGGAGTTCGTCAAAATGCTCTAG
- a CDS encoding GntR family transcriptional regulator: MAIKLDTELGMEPSSTLRTEVANLLRKQILDGDIPCGERLIETEIASQLGVSRMPVREALRMLESEGLINQVPRKGLIVAEYTENDIREYYTIREALEVCAIKIVIDKISKDELEELKMYCRKAEEAHAHDDIEAVCRWTAKFNDRIYDSCEMPRLKEQIKTTQKYLRTFRFTSFKEATRTEQALKEHAEIIRLVEKKDYEGAALATSVHLRDAMQAYIRLWRQRKGKM; the protein is encoded by the coding sequence GTGGCGATAAAATTAGATACGGAACTGGGCATGGAGCCGAGCAGCACGCTGAGGACGGAGGTCGCGAACCTTCTGCGCAAGCAGATATTGGACGGGGACATTCCCTGCGGCGAGCGCCTCATAGAGACGGAGATCGCCTCACAGCTCGGCGTGAGCCGCATGCCGGTGCGCGAGGCGTTAAGGATGCTCGAAAGCGAGGGGCTCATAAACCAGGTCCCGCGCAAGGGGCTGATCGTCGCGGAATATACGGAAAACGACATCCGCGAATACTACACCATCCGCGAAGCGCTCGAGGTCTGCGCCATAAAGATAGTGATAGATAAAATTTCAAAGGACGAGCTCGAGGAACTCAAAATGTATTGCCGAAAGGCCGAAGAGGCCCACGCCCACGACGATATAGAGGCGGTATGCCGCTGGACGGCGAAATTCAACGACCGCATTTACGACAGCTGCGAGATGCCCCGCCTCAAAGAACAGATAAAAACGACGCAGAAGTATCTGCGGACCTTCCGCTTCACCTCATTTAAAGAGGCCACCCGTACCGAGCAGGCGCTAAAAGAGCACGCCGAGATAATCCGGCTTGTGGAGAAAAAAGATTACGAGGGAGCCGCGCTCGCCACCTCCGTACACCTGCGCGACGCGATGCAGGCCTACATCAGGCTCTGGAGGCAGAGAAAAGGAAAAATGTAG
- a CDS encoding tripartite tricarboxylate transporter substrate binding protein, with the protein MKRSAAISVFAALFIAAFAFTAAAADYPSRPFEFLAPAGAGGGWDTTIRMVGKTLADQKIITQPMPVTNKPGGGGAVNLAYMQKKKGNPYTITVYSPPILLINLTGQTKLGYKDLTPISMLINDFGAYAVPKDSKFNNMKDVMDAIKKDPKSVKVGGTSSAGSMDHIQFLQAARAAGVKNLKEIPYISLQEGSMASLMGGHIDLLSTGMAETVGALEAGDIKVLAVSSPNRIKSGPLSKVPTLKENGIDTVFINWRGIFGTPGMGKAERDYMANALKKMAGTKEWKDVCMKNGWEPVYMDAGQFTKFLDKTNDEYKVILGEIGFLKQ; encoded by the coding sequence ATGAAGCGCTCAGCAGCAATATCAGTTTTCGCAGCATTATTTATCGCCGCTTTTGCCTTTACGGCGGCGGCAGCGGATTATCCGTCAAGGCCCTTCGAGTTCCTTGCTCCGGCGGGCGCCGGCGGCGGCTGGGACACGACGATAAGGATGGTCGGCAAGACGCTCGCCGATCAGAAGATCATCACACAGCCGATGCCCGTGACCAACAAGCCGGGCGGCGGCGGCGCGGTCAACCTTGCCTATATGCAGAAGAAGAAGGGCAACCCCTATACGATCACCGTCTATTCGCCGCCGATCCTTCTCATCAATCTCACGGGGCAGACCAAGCTCGGATATAAGGACCTGACACCGATCTCGATGCTGATCAACGATTTCGGAGCCTACGCTGTGCCGAAGGATTCAAAGTTCAACAACATGAAGGACGTCATGGACGCGATCAAGAAAGATCCCAAGAGCGTAAAGGTCGGCGGCACCAGCTCGGCGGGCAGCATGGACCACATCCAGTTCCTGCAGGCGGCGCGCGCGGCCGGCGTGAAGAACCTCAAAGAGATCCCCTACATCTCGCTCCAGGAGGGCAGCATGGCCTCGCTGATGGGCGGCCACATCGACCTTCTCTCCACCGGCATGGCGGAGACGGTCGGAGCTCTTGAGGCCGGAGATATCAAGGTCCTCGCGGTAAGCTCGCCTAACCGCATCAAGAGCGGCCCGCTCAGCAAAGTGCCGACTCTTAAGGAAAACGGCATCGACACGGTGTTCATCAACTGGCGCGGCATTTTCGGCACGCCGGGGATGGGCAAGGCCGAACGCGACTATATGGCGAACGCCCTGAAAAAGATGGCCGGCACGAAAGAATGGAAGGACGTCTGCATGAAGAACGGCTGGGAGCCTGTCTACATGGATGCCGGCCAGTTCACGAAGTTCCTTGACAAGACGAACGACGAATACAAGGTCATCCTCGGCGAGATCGGTTTCTTAAAGCAGTAA
- a CDS encoding tripartite tricarboxylate transporter TctB family protein — protein sequence MNGDIIVGIFSAVFSAAYVVAAWLLPDAAIGNPMAPKYFPLMVGLLALAFSLALIVRGAKKGCAAKKGRAPDPGHWVLIGGLIACCLAYAAILDNLGFLISTPLFLGAMLFLVNGVKGWKANVATALCFSFGVWYIFEKIFQITLP from the coding sequence ATGAACGGAGATATCATTGTCGGTATTTTTTCCGCAGTTTTCAGCGCAGCGTATGTCGTGGCCGCGTGGCTGCTGCCGGACGCGGCGATCGGCAACCCGATGGCGCCGAAATATTTTCCCTTGATGGTAGGGCTTCTTGCGCTTGCTTTTTCCCTCGCGCTGATCGTGCGCGGAGCTAAAAAGGGCTGCGCCGCGAAGAAGGGCAGAGCGCCCGATCCCGGCCACTGGGTATTGATCGGCGGGCTCATCGCCTGCTGTCTCGCCTACGCGGCGATCCTTGACAACCTCGGCTTTCTTATCAGCACGCCTCTCTTTCTCGGCGCGATGCTCTTCCTTGTGAACGGCGTCAAGGGGTGGAAGGCCAATGTCGCAACGGCGCTCTGCTTCTCTTTCGGCGTCTGGTACATCTTTGAAAAAATATTTCAGATAACTCTGCCCTAA